Proteins from one Arthrobacter sp. DNA4 genomic window:
- a CDS encoding CPBP family intramembrane glutamic endopeptidase: protein MLVPSRRRLRLEVWIVLGLSLGQSAVYSVVQLLDKMTRAPLAEGTSTLNRSQSTREYFDLTYQLLDIIFALVPVLLVFYFLTDQRQATPGDAGNPGSAFRKLGFNFARPGRDLLQGLGLAALIGIPSLGLYAAGRALGITTAIIPSALDAYWWTVPVLILSAMRHAVLEEVIVVGYLLDRFGKFGWSTPLAIAVSSLLRGSYHLYQGFGPFIGNAVMGVVFAWLYTRTKRVMPLVIAHALLDIVAFVGFSLFGKAVGLG from the coding sequence ATGCTGGTTCCCTCCCGCCGTCGACTGCGGCTCGAAGTCTGGATCGTCCTGGGCCTGTCCCTGGGCCAGTCGGCCGTCTACTCCGTGGTGCAGCTGCTCGACAAGATGACCCGCGCCCCGCTGGCCGAGGGCACCTCCACCCTGAACCGGTCGCAGAGCACCCGCGAGTACTTCGACCTCACCTATCAGCTGCTGGATATCATCTTTGCGCTGGTTCCGGTGCTGCTGGTCTTCTACTTCCTCACCGACCAGCGGCAGGCGACACCGGGCGATGCCGGTAATCCCGGTTCAGCATTCCGGAAGCTTGGGTTCAACTTTGCCCGGCCCGGCAGGGACCTGCTGCAGGGCCTGGGGCTCGCGGCGCTGATTGGCATACCGTCCCTGGGGCTTTATGCCGCCGGCCGGGCCCTCGGCATCACCACCGCCATCATTCCCAGTGCACTGGATGCGTATTGGTGGACTGTTCCGGTCCTGATCCTGTCGGCGATGCGCCACGCGGTGCTCGAGGAAGTCATTGTGGTGGGCTACCTCCTGGACCGCTTCGGCAAGTTCGGGTGGAGCACGCCGCTCGCCATCGCCGTCAGCTCGCTGCTGCGCGGCAGCTACCACCTCTACCAGGGCTTTGGTCCCTTCATTGGAAACGCGGTGATGGGGGTGGTCTTCGCCTGGTTGTACACCCGCACCAAGCGCGTCATGCCCCTGGTCATCGCCCATGCGCTGCTGGATATCGTGGCTTTTGTTGGCTTCAGCCTCTTCGGCAAGGCCGTGGGGCTGGGGTAG
- a CDS encoding DUF222 domain-containing protein: MTPPDASIQDRAYADMSVVEEIAGVLTISSAAAGALVEQSRRICSLPPVMDALAAGVLSWQHAKIIADETEGLTSEGAASLVAHFFDPDAPNPARGAAPGELVPSRFRAKVRSWRERHHPDSIEKRHAKGVADRRMEYTPDRDGMAWVSLYLPGDTACAIWNRTTATARGLQGPTEERTLTQLRPDIAASLLLGDGQTTQTGKPMEVGQVPTPRADVLVTVPVLSLLGQTDEPAVLDGFGPIPTSMARKLVADGADSFYRVLVDPRDGAPLEIGRKNYRLTETIKRWIRMRDTKCTFPGCTNRTPDNETDHLTAWEHDGTTNASNLAQLCPKHHRLKHHSQWTPSTATENNPPGWTSPTGRHYKPDHQDADPTHWPPGFLPVDAVVGQTEAPTPRGSRAGLDDAARLKDTARLTGTAQLVTAPPWRGPDLSEDPLWQEFLAGMPVWPDPPVEDPPGDNVLDWNELCPADPLWDEFHARFYDLPADSQSDWQLLLLEI; this comes from the coding sequence ATGACGCCGCCGGACGCCTCAATCCAGGACCGCGCTTACGCGGACATGTCCGTGGTGGAGGAGATCGCGGGAGTCCTGACCATCAGTTCCGCGGCCGCGGGCGCTTTGGTGGAGCAGTCGCGGCGGATCTGTTCCCTGCCACCCGTCATGGACGCACTGGCCGCCGGCGTGTTGTCCTGGCAGCACGCGAAGATCATCGCCGACGAAACCGAAGGCCTCACCTCCGAGGGCGCGGCCTCTCTGGTGGCGCACTTCTTCGACCCCGATGCACCCAACCCCGCCCGCGGCGCGGCCCCCGGTGAGCTCGTCCCGTCCCGGTTCCGGGCCAAGGTCCGTAGCTGGCGGGAACGCCACCACCCTGACTCGATCGAGAAGCGCCATGCAAAGGGTGTGGCTGATCGGCGGATGGAATACACCCCCGACCGGGATGGCATGGCCTGGGTCTCGCTCTACCTCCCCGGGGACACCGCGTGCGCGATCTGGAACCGCACCACCGCCACCGCACGCGGCCTCCAAGGCCCCACCGAAGAGCGCACCCTCACCCAACTCCGCCCCGACATCGCCGCCTCCCTGCTCCTCGGCGACGGCCAGACCACACAGACCGGGAAACCCATGGAGGTCGGACAGGTCCCCACCCCGCGGGCCGATGTCCTGGTCACCGTGCCCGTGCTCTCCCTCCTCGGCCAGACCGATGAACCCGCCGTACTGGATGGTTTCGGGCCGATCCCGACGTCCATGGCACGGAAACTCGTCGCCGACGGGGCGGACTCCTTCTACCGGGTCCTCGTCGACCCCCGCGACGGGGCACCACTGGAAATCGGCCGCAAAAACTACCGGCTCACCGAAACCATCAAACGCTGGATCAGGATGCGCGACACCAAATGCACCTTCCCCGGCTGCACCAACCGCACCCCCGACAACGAAACCGACCACCTCACCGCCTGGGAACACGACGGCACCACCAACGCCAGCAACCTGGCACAGCTCTGCCCCAAGCACCACCGGCTCAAGCACCACAGCCAATGGACACCCAGCACAGCAACCGAAAACAATCCGCCCGGCTGGACCTCACCAACAGGCAGGCACTACAAACCCGACCACCAGGATGCCGACCCAACGCACTGGCCACCAGGATTTCTGCCGGTGGATGCTGTCGTGGGACAAACTGAGGCGCCAACTCCGCGCGGATCCAGGGCTGGACTTGATGACGCTGCTCGGCTTAAGGACACTGCTCGGCTTACCGGTACCGCTCAGCTGGTCACGGCGCCACCATGGCGCGGGCCGGACCTATCCGAAGATCCGTTGTGGCAAGAGTTCCTCGCGGGGATGCCGGTGTGGCCAGATCCGCCTGTCGAGGACCCGCCAGGTGACAACGTGCTGGATTGGAACGAGCTTTGCCCTGCTGATCCCCTGTGGGATGAGTTCCATGCAAGGTTCTACGACCTGCCCGCTGACTCCCAGTCGGACTGGCAGTTGCTGTTGTTGGAAATTTGA
- a CDS encoding VOC family protein, which produces MRMDHVSYACEHDGLAATTERIATALGVEAVKGGVHPRFGTRNMIIPLAGHKYLEVVEVLDHPASDKAPFGQAVRARSAAGGGWMGWCVEVDDLAPFEERLGRAAVNGNRKFPDGRELVWKQIGILGLIADPQVPYMLKWEGDPSLHPSNAYESNLKMSCLTIAGSASRVTEWLGEPVEKPLEDVAVEWVAPHGTPGILSVTFETANGAVTI; this is translated from the coding sequence ATGCGCATGGATCACGTCTCTTACGCCTGTGAACACGATGGCCTCGCGGCCACTACCGAACGTATTGCAACTGCCCTCGGCGTTGAGGCAGTGAAGGGTGGCGTACACCCCCGCTTCGGAACCCGAAATATGATCATTCCGCTCGCCGGGCACAAGTACCTCGAAGTTGTCGAGGTACTGGACCATCCGGCATCGGACAAGGCACCCTTCGGGCAGGCAGTGCGTGCCCGTTCCGCTGCCGGTGGCGGGTGGATGGGCTGGTGCGTCGAAGTGGACGACCTCGCCCCCTTCGAGGAACGCCTGGGCCGCGCCGCCGTGAACGGCAACCGCAAATTCCCGGACGGCCGCGAGCTGGTCTGGAAGCAGATTGGCATCCTGGGCCTCATCGCCGATCCCCAGGTCCCGTACATGCTCAAGTGGGAGGGCGATCCCTCGCTCCACCCGTCCAATGCGTACGAGAGCAACCTCAAGATGAGCTGCCTGACCATCGCCGGTTCCGCCTCGCGCGTCACCGAGTGGCTGGGTGAGCCGGTGGAGAAGCCGCTCGAGGACGTTGCGGTCGAATGGGTCGCCCCGCACGGGACGCCGGGCATCCTCTCGGTCACCTTTGAGACCGCCAACGGGGCCGTCACTATCTGA
- a CDS encoding bifunctional o-acetylhomoserine/o-acetylserine sulfhydrylase: MSNGWSFETRQIHAGQTADSATGARALPIYQTTSFVFPSAESAANRFALAELAPIYTRIGNPTQDAVEQRIASLEGGLAALLLSSGQAAETFAVLNIAEAGDHIVASPSLYGGTYNLFAHTLKKFGISVTFVADPDNLDQWRDAVQPNTKLFFGEVVSNPRQDVLDIEGISQVAHQAGVPLIVDNTLSTPYLIRPLEWGADIVIHSATKYLGGHGSAIAGVIVDSGKFDFGKDPERFPGFNTPDPTYNGLVYARDLGEGGALGANLSYILKARVQLLRDLGSAVSPFNAFLISQGLETLSLRVERHVANATEVARWLEARDDVESVAYAGLPSSPWYERGRKYGPKGTGAVVAFNLAGGAEAGKRFVDALELHSHVANIGDVRSLVIHPASTTHSQLSPEQQVVAGVHPGLVRLSVGLEHIDDILADLEAGFRAAKGANQ; encoded by the coding sequence ATGTCCAACGGATGGTCCTTCGAAACCCGCCAGATCCATGCAGGCCAGACGGCGGACAGCGCCACGGGTGCCCGCGCCCTGCCCATCTACCAGACCACGTCATTCGTGTTCCCCAGCGCTGAAAGCGCTGCCAACCGTTTTGCCCTGGCTGAACTTGCGCCCATTTACACCCGCATTGGCAACCCAACCCAGGACGCCGTCGAGCAACGGATTGCCAGCCTCGAAGGAGGCCTGGCCGCGCTGCTGCTGAGCTCCGGGCAGGCCGCGGAAACCTTCGCTGTCCTGAACATCGCCGAGGCAGGAGACCACATCGTGGCCAGCCCCAGCCTTTACGGCGGAACCTACAACCTGTTCGCCCACACGCTGAAGAAGTTCGGCATCTCGGTGACCTTCGTGGCCGATCCGGACAACCTGGACCAGTGGCGCGATGCCGTCCAGCCCAACACCAAGCTCTTCTTCGGTGAAGTGGTCTCCAACCCGCGCCAGGACGTCCTGGACATCGAGGGCATCTCCCAGGTGGCCCACCAGGCGGGCGTGCCCCTGATCGTGGACAACACCCTTTCAACCCCCTACCTGATCCGCCCGCTGGAGTGGGGAGCAGACATTGTGATCCACTCGGCCACCAAATACCTTGGCGGCCACGGCTCCGCCATCGCCGGTGTCATCGTCGATTCCGGCAAGTTCGATTTCGGCAAGGATCCGGAACGGTTCCCCGGCTTCAACACCCCGGACCCCACGTACAACGGCCTGGTCTACGCACGCGACCTCGGCGAAGGCGGCGCGCTCGGCGCCAACCTCTCCTACATCCTCAAAGCCCGGGTGCAGTTGCTGCGCGACCTGGGCTCGGCCGTCTCGCCCTTCAACGCGTTCCTGATTTCCCAGGGCCTGGAGACGTTAAGCCTGCGGGTGGAGCGCCACGTTGCGAACGCCACGGAAGTGGCGCGCTGGCTGGAGGCAAGGGACGACGTCGAATCCGTCGCCTACGCGGGGCTTCCCTCCAGCCCCTGGTACGAGCGTGGCCGCAAGTACGGACCCAAGGGGACGGGCGCCGTCGTGGCCTTCAACCTGGCCGGCGGGGCAGAGGCGGGCAAGCGCTTCGTCGACGCCCTGGAGCTGCATTCCCACGTGGCCAACATCGGCGACGTCCGCTCCCTGGTCATCCACCCGGCGTCGACCACGCACAGCCAGCTTTCGCCGGAGCAGCAGGTTGTAGCCGGCGTTCACCCGGGCCTGGTCCGGCTTTCCGTCGGCCTGGAGCACATCGACGACATCCTCGCCGACCTGGAGGCAGGCTTCCGGGCCGCCAAGGGCGCCAACCAGTAG
- a CDS encoding homoserine O-acetyltransferase, producing the protein MTVTVARTTIPEHGIVRYASIGGLELEAGGYLPDVTLAYETWGTLNADASNAILIEHALTGSTHVTRGDTDEEGWWEQLVSPGAPVDTDRFFVVSINIVGGCYGSTGPSSPAPDGKPWGSRFPLVTLRDSTVAEARLADQLGIKSWFAVLGGSMGGARALEWAVTYPERVQRCAVISVGAASTAEQIAFAQAQTLAIRQDPNFNGGDYYGGPCPEDGLALARRIAHITYRSAAELEGRFGRAPQAPESPLQGEILASRGRYQVESYLDHQGNKLVKRFDANSYIALTEALMSHDVCRGRGTLAEALATSTARFFVAAVDSDRLYFPSQSHELAQALPGDVDVHVIQAPIGHDGFLTEIGQLGGRLRSSFLV; encoded by the coding sequence ATGACGGTTACCGTCGCCCGAACCACCATTCCCGAACATGGAATTGTCCGTTACGCCTCCATCGGGGGACTGGAACTCGAGGCCGGGGGATACCTCCCGGATGTCACCCTGGCCTATGAAACCTGGGGGACGCTCAACGCGGACGCCAGCAACGCCATCCTGATCGAGCACGCGCTGACCGGCAGCACCCACGTGACCCGCGGCGACACCGACGAAGAAGGCTGGTGGGAACAGCTGGTAAGCCCCGGCGCTCCCGTGGACACGGACCGCTTCTTCGTGGTGTCCATCAACATTGTCGGTGGCTGCTACGGATCCACTGGCCCGTCATCGCCCGCGCCTGACGGAAAGCCCTGGGGCTCCAGGTTTCCCCTCGTCACGCTGCGTGACAGCACTGTTGCTGAAGCCAGGCTGGCGGACCAGCTGGGCATCAAGAGCTGGTTCGCCGTCCTTGGCGGGTCGATGGGCGGCGCCCGCGCCCTGGAATGGGCGGTGACGTACCCGGAGAGGGTGCAGCGCTGCGCCGTGATCTCCGTGGGAGCCGCCAGCACTGCCGAACAGATTGCTTTCGCGCAGGCCCAGACTCTGGCCATCCGGCAGGACCCCAACTTCAACGGCGGGGACTACTACGGCGGTCCGTGTCCGGAAGACGGGCTGGCACTTGCCCGGCGCATCGCCCACATCACCTACCGGTCGGCCGCGGAACTGGAAGGCCGCTTTGGCCGGGCACCCCAGGCGCCCGAATCACCCCTGCAGGGGGAAATTCTCGCCTCCCGCGGCCGCTACCAGGTGGAAAGCTACCTGGACCACCAAGGGAACAAGCTGGTGAAGCGCTTCGACGCCAACAGCTATATCGCCCTGACCGAGGCGCTGATGAGCCACGATGTATGCCGGGGGCGGGGAACCTTGGCCGAAGCCCTGGCCACCTCCACGGCACGGTTCTTCGTGGCCGCGGTGGACTCGGACAGGCTCTATTTTCCGTCGCAGTCCCACGAACTGGCCCAGGCCCTGCCCGGCGACGTGGACGTCCATGTCATCCAGGCGCCGATCGGGCACGACGGGTTCCTCACCGAGATCGGGCAGTTGGGCGGCCGGCTGCGGAGCAGCTTCCTGGTCTAG
- a CDS encoding MFS transporter, protein MSTESSAARRTEETDVKASGLKKVVTASMAGTVVEWYEFFLYASAATLVFGKAFFPNAGTELDGIIAAFLTYAVGFVARPIGGIVFGHFGDKFGRKQLLQLSIILVGVSTFLMGCLPTFGQIGYWAPTLLVFLRFAQGFAVGGEWGGAVLLVAEHSPSKSRGFWASWPQSAVPLGNLLATAVLFVLSSTLTQDAFLGWGWRVAFWLSAVIVLIGYYIRTKVNDAPIFLEARKEVEAGHKGYGVAEVFRRYPRGVFTAMGLRFAENILYYLVVTFSITYLKTVVQADTTRILLLLLLAHAVHFAVVPMVGKLSDRFGRKPVYMVSAIMGATWGFFAFPMMDTKNDVIILAAIMIGLVFHAFMYAGQPAIMAEMFPTRMRYSGVSLGYQVTSIVAGSLAPIIAASLLGTYKSSVPVAVYLLIACAITAVAVFFLKETRGISLHDVDAADAKGTADLLAASKK, encoded by the coding sequence ATGAGTACGGAAAGCTCCGCCGCAAGGCGCACAGAGGAAACCGACGTCAAGGCCTCAGGCCTTAAGAAGGTGGTGACGGCTTCCATGGCCGGCACCGTCGTTGAATGGTATGAATTCTTCCTCTACGCATCGGCCGCCACCCTGGTGTTCGGGAAGGCCTTCTTCCCCAACGCCGGGACGGAACTGGACGGCATCATCGCCGCCTTCCTCACCTACGCCGTCGGTTTTGTCGCGCGCCCCATCGGCGGCATCGTCTTTGGCCACTTCGGCGATAAGTTCGGCCGCAAGCAGCTGCTGCAGCTGAGCATCATCCTGGTGGGCGTCTCCACCTTCCTGATGGGCTGCCTGCCCACCTTCGGACAGATCGGCTACTGGGCCCCCACGCTGCTGGTCTTCCTGCGGTTCGCCCAGGGCTTTGCCGTGGGCGGGGAGTGGGGCGGCGCCGTCCTCCTCGTCGCAGAGCACAGCCCCAGCAAGTCACGCGGTTTCTGGGCCAGTTGGCCGCAATCGGCAGTGCCCCTCGGCAACCTGCTGGCCACGGCCGTGCTGTTCGTCCTCTCCTCCACGCTGACGCAGGACGCGTTCCTGGGCTGGGGCTGGCGCGTGGCGTTCTGGCTCTCCGCCGTGATCGTCCTGATCGGCTACTACATCCGCACCAAGGTCAACGACGCCCCCATCTTCCTGGAGGCCCGCAAAGAGGTGGAGGCGGGCCACAAGGGTTACGGCGTGGCCGAGGTGTTCCGGCGCTACCCGCGCGGGGTCTTCACCGCCATGGGCCTGCGCTTCGCGGAAAACATCCTGTACTACCTGGTGGTCACGTTCTCCATCACCTACCTGAAGACCGTGGTGCAGGCTGACACCACGCGGATCCTGCTGCTGCTGCTCCTTGCGCACGCCGTCCACTTCGCGGTGGTTCCCATGGTGGGCAAGCTGTCGGACCGCTTCGGCCGCAAGCCCGTCTACATGGTAAGCGCCATCATGGGTGCCACCTGGGGTTTCTTTGCCTTCCCCATGATGGACACCAAGAACGATGTCATCATCCTGGCGGCCATCATGATCGGCCTGGTGTTCCACGCCTTCATGTATGCCGGGCAGCCCGCCATCATGGCGGAAATGTTCCCCACCCGGATGCGGTACTCCGGTGTCTCCCTGGGGTACCAGGTGACGTCCATCGTGGCGGGCTCGCTGGCGCCGATCATCGCAGCCTCCCTGCTGGGAACGTACAAGTCCTCCGTCCCGGTGGCGGTGTACCTGCTCATCGCATGTGCCATCACCGCCGTCGCGGTCTTCTTCCTGAAGGAAACCCGGGGCATCTCGCTGCACGACGTTGACGCGGCCGACGCCAAGGGCACGGCAGACCTGCTCGCTGCCAGCAAGAAGTAG